One Dehalococcoidia bacterium genomic window carries:
- the folK gene encoding 2-amino-4-hydroxy-6-hydroxymethyldihydropteridine diphosphokinase, with protein sequence MAGIYLSLGSNLGNRAANIALALRMLGPLVRVEAVSRLYQSPPADGSDQPDFYNAACRVVTGLGADLLLAHAKRVEHMIGRRPAPRWAPRPIDIDIALYGDLVLESEALTVPHPRLGERAFVLFPLLDLDPRLIHPQTGTPLSDLASRQQRPEVIAEGEWWRDARTIGVRARSAAEAPAP encoded by the coding sequence ATGGCCGGCATCTACCTGTCCCTCGGCTCCAACCTCGGCAACCGCGCGGCTAACATCGCGCTGGCGCTGCGAATGCTGGGTCCACTCGTGCGGGTCGAGGCGGTGTCGCGGCTGTACCAATCGCCGCCGGCTGACGGCTCCGACCAGCCGGACTTTTACAACGCTGCCTGCCGCGTCGTCACCGGCCTGGGCGCGGACCTCCTGCTGGCGCACGCCAAGCGGGTCGAGCACATGATCGGCCGGCGCCCCGCTCCACGCTGGGCCCCTCGGCCCATAGACATCGACATCGCCCTCTACGGCGACCTAGTGCTCGAGAGCGAGGCGCTGACGGTGCCGCACCCGCGGCTCGGCGAGCGGGCGTTCGTGCTCTTCCCGCTCCTCGACCTCGACCCGCGGTTGATTCACCCCCAGACAGGGACGCCGCTGAGCGACCTCGCCTCTCGGCAGCAGCGGCCGGAGGTAATCGCAGAGGGTGAGTGGTGGCGCGACGCCCGCACCATCGGCGTCCGGGCCCGATCTGCGGCGGAGGCGCCGGCGCCGTAG
- the folP gene encoding dihydropteroate synthase: MTSDAPRSLEIGGRTFVWGARTYVMGIINVSPESFSGDGLARAEDALRQAERFAEEGADLLDVGGQSTRPGFEEISAAQEIRRVVPAIERIVKRVGLPVSIDTYRREVAEAALDAGASLLNDIWGFRHDPALAVLAAQRGVPAVVMHNQRGREFEDVIGDIRRGLKESLHIAGRSGLAREKLIADPGFGFGWSPEQNLEMLRRLGELRDLGLPLLVGTSRKSTIGAVLDKPVEGRLFGTAATVALAIANGADIVRVHDVAEMVEVARMADAIVRGWRA, encoded by the coding sequence ATGACCTCAGACGCGCCCCGGAGCCTGGAGATTGGCGGCCGCACCTTCGTGTGGGGTGCGCGGACGTACGTCATGGGCATAATCAACGTCTCGCCCGAGTCTTTTTCCGGCGATGGCCTGGCGCGCGCCGAGGATGCGCTGCGCCAGGCGGAGCGCTTCGCGGAAGAGGGGGCGGACTTGCTGGACGTAGGCGGCCAGTCCACCCGCCCGGGGTTCGAGGAGATCAGCGCCGCCCAGGAGATCCGGCGCGTCGTGCCGGCGATCGAGCGCATCGTGAAGCGCGTCGGCCTGCCTGTCAGCATCGACACCTACCGGCGCGAGGTCGCGGAGGCGGCGCTCGACGCCGGCGCCTCGCTGCTCAACGACATCTGGGGTTTTCGCCACGACCCGGCGCTGGCAGTGCTCGCCGCCCAGCGCGGGGTGCCGGCGGTGGTGATGCATAACCAGCGCGGGCGGGAGTTCGAGGACGTGATCGGTGACATCCGCCGCGGGCTAAAGGAGAGCCTGCACATCGCCGGGCGTTCGGGGTTGGCGCGCGAGAAATTGATCGCCGACCCCGGGTTCGGCTTCGGCTGGAGTCCGGAACAGAACCTGGAGATGCTACGGCGTCTGGGTGAGCTGCGCGACCTCGGTCTGCCCCTGCTCGTGGGCACGTCCCGCAAGTCCACCATCGGCGCGGTGCTCGACAAGCCTGTCGAGGGACGCCTGTTTGGGACCGCAGCCACCGTTGCCCTTGCCATCGCCAACGGCGCCGACATCGTGCGCGTCCACGATGTCGCCGAGATGGTGGAGGTCGCGCGCATGGCCGACGCCATCGTCCGAGGCTGGCGGGCGTAG
- the speB gene encoding agmatinase has protein sequence MVFERMPADPAFAGIPTFLKLPHVASAEQLAAERPDVVVVGAPFDMAVVNRPGARYGPRAIRQASNLGRAVYHLELEVQPTRVLRAFDYGDAAIVPSSIERSHEAIRQKVAEVAALGAVPVVLGGDHSITLPAATAVADAVGRGKVGIVHFDAHADTANDSWGVLLAHGTPMRRLIESGAVPGPNFVQVGLRGYWPPPDVFEWMRAQGMRWHFMHEIEARGFDTVLQEAIEQALDGPEAIYLSLDIDVLDPAFAPGTGTPEPGGLTSVQLLRAVRRIVERVRLVGMDVVEVAPAYDGPGQITAEVAHRLVLEALSALARKASPKPSDASP, from the coding sequence ATGGTCTTCGAACGAATGCCGGCCGACCCCGCCTTCGCGGGCATACCGACCTTCCTGAAGTTGCCACACGTGGCCAGCGCCGAGCAGCTCGCGGCGGAGAGGCCGGATGTCGTGGTCGTCGGTGCGCCCTTCGATATGGCAGTCGTGAACCGGCCAGGCGCCAGGTACGGGCCACGAGCGATCCGCCAGGCGTCAAACCTGGGCCGGGCCGTCTACCACCTCGAGCTCGAGGTGCAGCCGACTCGCGTCCTGCGTGCATTCGACTACGGCGATGCCGCCATCGTGCCTTCGAGCATAGAGCGCTCGCACGAGGCGATCCGTCAGAAGGTCGCGGAGGTGGCCGCGCTTGGCGCCGTGCCTGTCGTCCTCGGCGGCGACCACTCGATCACGCTGCCGGCCGCGACGGCCGTCGCGGACGCGGTCGGACGCGGGAAAGTCGGCATCGTCCACTTCGACGCCCACGCTGACACGGCGAACGACAGTTGGGGCGTCCTGCTCGCCCACGGCACGCCGATGCGGCGGCTGATCGAGAGCGGCGCGGTGCCCGGGCCGAATTTCGTGCAGGTGGGCCTGCGCGGCTACTGGCCGCCGCCAGACGTGTTCGAGTGGATGCGGGCCCAGGGCATGCGCTGGCACTTCATGCACGAGATCGAAGCCCGCGGCTTCGACACCGTCCTCCAGGAGGCGATCGAACAGGCGCTGGACGGCCCGGAGGCGATCTACCTCTCGCTTGACATCGACGTCCTCGACCCCGCCTTCGCGCCGGGCACCGGCACGCCCGAGCCGGGCGGCCTGACGTCGGTGCAGCTGCTGCGCGCGGTGCGCCGGATCGTGGAGCGCGTGCGGCTGGTGGGCATGGACGTGGTCGAGGTCGCGCCGGCATACGACGGGCCCGGACAGATTACGGCCGAGGTGGCGCACCGGCTGGTGCTGGAGGCGCTCAGCGCCCTGGCCAGGAAGGCTTCCCCGAAGCCGAGCGACGCGAGCCCGTAG
- a CDS encoding Ada metal-binding domain-containing protein gives MPIHACRTTRIYCLEDCPPGRRTKPENRLSFPSRAEAEAAGFRACRVCRPDVYEGTWQPKASRAAVQGPGHLAK, from the coding sequence ATGCCAATCCACGCCTGCCGCACCACTCGCATCTACTGCCTCGAGGACTGCCCGCCGGGGCGGCGCACCAAGCCCGAGAACCGCCTCTCCTTCCCCTCACGCGCCGAGGCTGAGGCCGCGGGCTTTCGCGCCTGTCGAGTCTGCCGCCCGGACGTCTACGAGGGGACCTGGCAGCCGAAGGCATCGCGGGCTGCGGTCCAGGGCCCGGGCCACCTGGCGAAGTAG
- a CDS encoding VOC family protein → MVRAKPDNYHTLTPFFQLRGADRFLDFVKDSFGAEVTELVRAPDGSVMHAEFRIGDSMAMLGEGDPKPLALYVYIDDVDGVYQKALAAGGRSSQEPRDQFWGDRQAAVLDAWDNMWFIATHTEDVSPEELQRRMAAAAPAG, encoded by the coding sequence ATGGTAAGGGCAAAACCGGACAACTATCACACGCTAACGCCCTTCTTCCAGCTAAGGGGCGCCGACAGGTTCCTCGACTTCGTGAAGGACAGCTTCGGCGCCGAAGTCACGGAGCTCGTGCGCGCGCCGGACGGCTCCGTAATGCACGCCGAGTTCCGCATCGGCGATTCCATGGCCATGCTGGGTGAAGGCGACCCGAAGCCCCTGGCCCTGTACGTCTACATCGACGATGTGGACGGCGTGTACCAGAAGGCGCTGGCCGCCGGCGGCAGGTCGTCCCAGGAGCCGCGGGACCAGTTCTGGGGCGACCGCCAGGCAGCGGTGCTCGACGCCTGGGACAACATGTGGTTCATCGCGACTCACACGGAGGACGTGTCGCCGGAGGAGCTACAGCGCCGCATGGCCGCCGCCGCGCCGGCCGGATAG
- a CDS encoding LuxR C-terminal-related transcriptional regulator has protein sequence MRRGRPRHPDILTPRQWQVLELLRQGLTNEQIARRLGLTLDGAKYHVSEIITKLGVSSREQAAAWTPEREARRLGALAPLTLLFRKATPGAAAKVAAGAGALVVVGAALLLALALLLDLGPQESGPTGEPGSLGKLAYIRNGDLWVMSLPGGRPVRLTTNGQMSYPRWSPSGEWLLAGETVVRADGGRRRAAPGCVAWSPVADELACVDPAGGFRLEAPTGALLRTISIRALLPGAAAGTTIRGPYWSPDGAKLAYAADGPLNRSQEPYSRLSSLWVANADGTNAQLLYANDAYAGPESGQVGVLRWTPDGSSILSSLNPQFSASIAADGLPLYAISVGGGAPRRLGVVALTRDELIGQFASRTALALTEGFGRETWTRKRIAVVDTASGAVTFLTGTDTAAFSPEWSPDGRQVAYVAGPDIGPVGGGDDARQGAGQRRIWVMDADGANKRQLTDDPAYRDERPLWSRDGSCLLFARIDNAEDVASLWLLPVTDGTPVKVTDLSWPRSAQDPALWFGFYGYIPWDRYFAWWQGS, from the coding sequence ATGAGACGCGGGCGCCCAAGACACCCTGACATCCTCACGCCGCGTCAGTGGCAAGTGCTGGAGTTGCTGCGGCAGGGGCTGACCAATGAGCAGATTGCCCGCCGCCTCGGCCTCACGCTCGACGGCGCCAAGTACCACGTGTCAGAGATCATCACGAAGCTCGGCGTTTCGAGCCGGGAACAAGCCGCCGCCTGGACGCCAGAGCGAGAGGCTCGTCGACTCGGCGCGCTGGCGCCCTTGACTCTGCTCTTCAGGAAGGCAACGCCCGGCGCGGCGGCGAAGGTGGCGGCCGGTGCTGGCGCCCTGGTTGTAGTTGGCGCGGCACTCTTGCTCGCCCTGGCGCTGCTCCTGGACCTTGGCCCACAGGAGTCAGGCCCGACCGGCGAACCTGGCAGTCTCGGCAAGCTCGCCTATATCCGGAACGGCGACCTTTGGGTCATGTCTCTCCCGGGCGGAAGGCCCGTGCGTCTCACGACCAACGGGCAGATGTCCTACCCGCGCTGGTCGCCGTCCGGGGAGTGGCTACTCGCTGGCGAAACCGTGGTCAGAGCGGACGGCGGCCGCCGGCGCGCCGCACCGGGCTGCGTCGCCTGGTCGCCGGTCGCCGACGAGCTCGCCTGCGTCGACCCCGCCGGCGGCTTCAGGCTTGAGGCGCCGACCGGCGCCTTGCTTCGCACCATCAGCATCCGGGCCTTGCTCCCTGGCGCTGCCGCTGGCACGACGATCCGAGGCCCCTACTGGAGCCCGGACGGCGCCAAGCTGGCGTACGCGGCTGACGGACCGTTGAACCGCTCACAGGAGCCGTATAGCCGCCTATCGAGCCTGTGGGTGGCGAACGCCGACGGGACGAATGCGCAGCTGCTGTACGCGAACGATGCCTATGCCGGGCCCGAGAGCGGGCAGGTCGGGGTGCTCCGCTGGACGCCGGACGGGTCGTCGATCCTCTCTTCATTGAATCCTCAGTTCTCTGCGTCCATCGCGGCTGATGGCCTGCCCCTTTACGCCATTTCTGTCGGCGGTGGTGCGCCACGCAGGCTCGGCGTCGTGGCGTTGACCCGCGACGAACTGATAGGTCAGTTCGCCTCCAGGACTGCACTCGCCCTCACAGAGGGGTTTGGCCGCGAGACATGGACCCGCAAACGCATCGCTGTCGTCGATACGGCCAGCGGAGCTGTGACCTTTCTCACGGGCACCGACACCGCTGCCTTCTCGCCCGAGTGGTCACCGGATGGGCGCCAGGTGGCCTACGTCGCGGGGCCTGACATAGGGCCAGTCGGCGGTGGCGACGACGCGAGGCAGGGTGCGGGCCAGCGGCGCATCTGGGTCATGGACGCAGACGGGGCCAACAAGCGGCAGCTGACGGACGACCCGGCCTACCGCGACGAGCGGCCCCTGTGGTCGCGCGATGGCTCCTGCCTGCTCTTCGCCCGCATCGACAACGCCGAGGACGTGGCTTCGCTCTGGCTGCTGCCCGTCACTGACGGCACTCCCGTCAAAGTCACGGACCTCTCGTGGCCGCGCTCCGCTCAAGACCCGGCGCTCTGGTTTGGCTTCTATGGGTACATCCCCTGGGATCGCTACTTCGCCTGGTGGCAGGGAAGCTGA
- a CDS encoding thermonuclease family protein, with protein sequence MDGDTIDVQLDGATVRVRYIGIDAPETVDPRRPVGCFGAEASARNRALVEGRQVELEKDVSEADSFGRLLRYVYVDGAMVNETLVREGYAQVATFPPDVKYVDRFLAAQREAREANRGLWGACVAATPTLAPGGSACPQGCAVPPRGCVIKGNISQGTGEKIYHVPGGEFYDQTVIDPARGERWFCTEAEAVANGWRKSLR encoded by the coding sequence GTGGACGGCGACACGATCGACGTGCAGCTCGACGGCGCGACCGTGCGCGTGCGCTACATCGGCATTGACGCGCCCGAGACGGTCGACCCCAGACGGCCGGTGGGCTGCTTCGGGGCGGAGGCATCGGCCCGCAACCGGGCGCTGGTCGAGGGCAGGCAGGTCGAGCTGGAGAAGGACGTGAGCGAGGCGGACAGCTTCGGCAGGCTGCTGCGCTACGTCTACGTCGACGGGGCCATGGTCAACGAGACGCTAGTGCGGGAAGGCTACGCCCAGGTCGCCACCTTCCCGCCGGACGTGAAGTACGTGGACCGCTTCCTGGCGGCGCAGAGGGAGGCGCGGGAGGCGAACCGTGGCCTCTGGGGCGCCTGCGTGGCGGCCACACCCACCCTGGCGCCCGGCGGCAGCGCTTGCCCCCAGGGCTGTGCGGTGCCGCCGCGCGGCTGCGTCATCAAGGGCAACATCAGCCAGGGCACGGGCGAAAAGATCTACCACGTGCCCGGCGGCGAGTTCTACGACCAGACGGTCATCGACCCGGCCCGCGGCGAGCGCTGGTTCTGCACCGAGGCCGAGGCCGTTGCCAATGGCTGGCGCAAGAGCCTGCGGTAG